Below is a window of Polyangiaceae bacterium DNA.
AGCACGCGGTGCCGAAGAGGGCCAGCGGCGCCAACCAAGCGAGCTCGGTCCGCATCGAAAGGAGTCTACCGCTTCGCGCCGCTCGCGTGGCGCGGGGATTTGGCTGTCGCGCCGCGTGGGCGCGCGAATTACTCTCGGGCGCCTTCGCCTCCGTCATGAGCCACGAGCAGCCCAAGAACCCGCTCCACGGCATCACGCTGGAGCGCATCGTCACCGAGCTCGCCGATCACTACGGATGGCCCGAGTTCGGCGAGCGGGTCGACATCCGCTGCTTCCAGGAGAACCCGAGCGTCGCTTCGAGCCTCAAGTTCCTGAGGCGCACGCCCTGGGCCCGCGCGAAGGTCGAGAGCCTCTACTTGTTCATGCTGCGCGAGCGGG
It encodes the following:
- a CDS encoding DUF2132 domain-containing protein, with the translated sequence MSHEQPKNPLHGITLERIVTELADHYGWPEFGERVDIRCFQENPSVASSLKFLRRTPWARAKVESLYLFMLRERERAGRA